From the genome of Geothrix sp. 21YS21S-4, one region includes:
- the hppD gene encoding 4-hydroxyphenylpyruvate dioxygenase translates to MSTPSFDLTAPAQRTPATNPMGLVRIDHFQMTGSLERLEPLYRSLGFARIASGAHAWGRAIHLRQQRMDIVIFEADGSHPAGRYFQAHGEGVCALNFLVDDLDVALGHARTQGARVMLEPEVHALGEGTLRFAAIQGVGDVWNFLVERRGEPSAFWPGLAPDAAPALCDPGLVRVDHLTNNVGPTEMDALVDFYERVYGFGVTREFHIRGALGTGLDSKVVQSANNQVIIPINQPTDDKSQVQEYITRHRGQGVQHIALSTTDIFHTLRTLQAQGFRFLRVPDTYYELLPGRIAKSGYTVREDLPTVQELGVQIDGDETGYLLQIFTEDQIGPLFFEIIQRRGNLGFGEGNFQALYDSIELDQKKRGVL, encoded by the coding sequence GTGTCCACGCCCAGCTTCGATCTCACCGCTCCCGCCCAGCGCACGCCCGCCACCAACCCCATGGGATTGGTCCGCATCGACCACTTCCAGATGACCGGCTCCCTCGAACGGCTGGAACCCCTCTACCGCAGCCTGGGCTTCGCCCGCATCGCCAGCGGAGCCCACGCCTGGGGCCGGGCGATCCACCTCCGGCAGCAGCGGATGGACATCGTGATCTTCGAGGCCGACGGTTCCCATCCCGCGGGGCGCTACTTCCAGGCCCACGGCGAGGGCGTCTGCGCACTCAACTTCCTGGTGGACGATCTGGATGTGGCCCTCGGTCACGCGCGGACCCAGGGCGCGCGCGTGATGCTGGAACCGGAGGTCCACGCGCTCGGCGAGGGCACGCTCCGCTTCGCGGCCATCCAGGGCGTGGGCGACGTGTGGAACTTCCTGGTGGAACGGCGGGGCGAGCCCTCCGCGTTCTGGCCCGGCCTCGCGCCCGATGCGGCCCCCGCCCTCTGCGACCCGGGGCTGGTGCGGGTGGACCACCTCACCAACAACGTGGGCCCCACCGAGATGGACGCCCTGGTGGACTTCTACGAGCGGGTCTACGGATTCGGCGTCACCCGCGAATTCCACATCCGCGGCGCTCTGGGGACCGGGCTGGATTCCAAGGTGGTCCAGAGCGCCAACAACCAGGTCATCATTCCCATCAACCAGCCCACCGACGACAAGAGCCAGGTGCAGGAGTACATCACCCGCCACCGTGGCCAGGGCGTGCAGCACATCGCCCTTTCCACCACCGACATCTTCCACACCCTCCGCACCCTCCAGGCCCAGGGCTTCCGGTTCCTGCGCGTCCCCGACACCTACTACGAACTGCTGCCCGGGCGCATCGCCAAGAGCGGCTACACCGTGCGCGAGGACCTGCCCACCGTGCAGGAACTGGGCGTCCAGATCGACGGCGACGAGACCGGCTACCTCCTGCAGATCTTCACCGAGGACCAAATCGGACCCCTGTTCTTCGAGATCATCCAGCGGCGCGGGAACCTGGGCTTCGGCGAGGGGAACTTCCAGGCGTTGTACGATTCCATTGAGTTGGATCAAAAGAAGCGTGGGGTCCTCTAA
- a CDS encoding DUF4149 domain-containing protein produces the protein MIARSLRRLDRASAGLLLLWAGAALGFGICAPLLFRELPSRDLAGRIAGLIVARLDWLAWGAFALAGLSWGARWMADVKEDLIGPLRLWSAAWLVALLMCLASTSIVTPKIRAIRARIAAPIETLPPDHADRVAYNRAHGLSRNLFFLRILLAVGLAGTVGLMGGIDKKA, from the coding sequence ATGATCGCTCGCTCCCTCCGCCGCCTCGACCGGGCCTCCGCCGGCCTCCTCCTGCTGTGGGCGGGCGCGGCCCTGGGCTTCGGAATCTGCGCTCCCCTGCTGTTCCGGGAACTGCCCAGCCGGGACCTGGCGGGCCGGATCGCCGGGCTGATCGTCGCCCGTCTGGACTGGTTGGCCTGGGGCGCTTTCGCCCTCGCGGGCCTGAGCTGGGGCGCCCGCTGGATGGCCGACGTGAAGGAGGACCTCATCGGTCCCCTCCGCCTGTGGAGCGCGGCCTGGCTGGTGGCGCTGCTCATGTGCCTGGCCAGCACCTCCATCGTCACCCCGAAGATCCGGGCGATCCGCGCGCGCATCGCCGCGCCCATCGAGACCCTGCCCCCCGACCACGCGGATCGCGTGGCCTACAACCGGGCCCACGGCCTCAGCCGCAACCTGTTCTTCCTGCGGATCCTGCTGGCGGTGGGGCTGGCCGGCACCGTCGGGCTCATGGGCGGGATCGACAAGAAGGCCTGA
- the nusA gene encoding transcription termination factor NusA, whose translation MANVATTFFDSVKMIAAEKGINEEDVFAAVEEALAKAADKFFNAQDFYGNFQAQMDRETGEFHVYALKQVVAEVEEEDLEISLAEAQQLNPDAAEGDTLWLPQDTSQLGRIAAQAAKQVLVQKVREAERERIFTEFADRIGEVVVAEVKRFEKSAIILEIDRVESMLRRSEALRGDRFDKGQRIKVVIVSVDRSAKDPQVQVSRTDPRLLIKLFENEVPEIHDGTVVIRNCVREAGDRAKVAVHSLDPDVDPVGACVGLKGSRVQAIIRELKNEKIDIVRYSDDAAQFIANALNPAKALRVHLGDPEARRVEVVVDDEQLSVAIGKRGQNVRLAAKLTGWNIDVRSEADKRREAEVAMGLALPDVSAEATPEAPAAAPASALLEQIQVEGLDAALAERLATAGFPDAKSLYTVTAEQLMQVEGMDQDLAFRLIDAVQAHFGE comes from the coding sequence ATGGCGAACGTAGCAACGACCTTTTTCGACAGCGTGAAGATGATCGCCGCTGAAAAGGGGATCAACGAGGAGGACGTCTTCGCGGCGGTGGAGGAAGCCCTCGCCAAGGCCGCGGACAAGTTCTTCAACGCCCAGGATTTCTACGGCAACTTCCAGGCCCAGATGGACCGGGAGACGGGCGAGTTCCACGTCTACGCCCTGAAGCAGGTGGTGGCCGAGGTCGAGGAGGAGGATCTGGAGATCAGCCTCGCCGAGGCCCAGCAGCTGAATCCGGATGCCGCCGAGGGCGACACCCTGTGGCTGCCCCAGGACACCAGCCAGCTCGGCCGCATCGCCGCCCAGGCCGCCAAGCAGGTTCTCGTGCAGAAGGTGCGCGAGGCCGAGCGCGAGCGGATCTTCACCGAGTTCGCCGATCGCATCGGCGAAGTGGTGGTGGCCGAGGTCAAGCGCTTCGAGAAGAGCGCCATCATCCTCGAGATCGACCGCGTGGAGTCCATGCTGCGCCGCAGCGAGGCGCTGCGCGGCGACCGCTTCGACAAGGGCCAGCGCATCAAGGTGGTCATCGTCAGCGTGGACCGCAGCGCCAAGGATCCTCAGGTCCAGGTCAGCCGCACCGATCCGCGGCTGCTGATCAAGCTGTTCGAGAACGAGGTGCCCGAGATCCACGACGGCACCGTGGTCATCCGCAACTGCGTGCGCGAGGCCGGCGACCGCGCCAAGGTGGCCGTCCACAGCCTAGATCCGGACGTGGATCCCGTGGGCGCCTGCGTGGGCCTCAAGGGCAGCCGCGTCCAGGCCATCATCCGCGAGCTGAAGAACGAGAAGATCGACATCGTCCGCTACTCCGACGACGCCGCCCAGTTCATCGCCAACGCCCTCAACCCCGCGAAGGCCCTCCGCGTCCACCTCGGCGATCCCGAGGCCCGCCGGGTCGAAGTGGTGGTCGACGACGAGCAGCTCAGCGTCGCCATCGGCAAGCGCGGGCAGAACGTCCGCCTCGCCGCCAAGCTCACGGGCTGGAACATCGACGTCCGCAGCGAAGCCGACAAGCGCCGCGAGGCGGAAGTCGCCATGGGCCTGGCCCTGCCCGACGTCAGCGCCGAGGCCACCCCTGAAGCGCCCGCCGCCGCGCCCGCTTCCGCCCTCCTCGAGCAGATCCAGGTGGAGGGTCTGGACGCGGCCCTGGCCGAGCGCCTGGCGACCGCAGGATTCCCCGACGCCAAATCCCTTTACACTGTCACTGCCGAGCAGCTCATGCAGGTGGAAGGCATGGACCAGGATCTGGCCTTCCGTCTCATCGATGCCGTGCAGGCCCACTTCGGGGAGTAG
- a CDS encoding type II secretion system protein yields MRVPSRQRGFTLLELLTVMTILALLATVGLAGYRHKTLVAREAVLKENLFQINHALEQYRADRGKYPATLNALRELGYLRDIPWDPMTRSRDTWVTEFEPPDPENPDSEVGIFRVRSGSADKSEDGVPYNEWQ; encoded by the coding sequence ATGCGCGTCCCTTCCCGCCAGCGCGGCTTCACCCTTCTCGAGCTGCTGACCGTCATGACCATCCTGGCCCTGCTGGCCACGGTGGGCCTGGCCGGCTACCGCCACAAGACGCTGGTGGCGCGGGAGGCGGTGCTGAAGGAGAACCTCTTCCAGATCAACCACGCGCTGGAGCAGTACCGCGCCGACCGCGGCAAATATCCCGCGACGCTGAACGCCCTGCGCGAGCTGGGCTACCTCCGCGACATTCCCTGGGATCCGATGACGCGGTCGCGGGACACGTGGGTGACGGAGTTCGAACCCCCCGATCCCGAGAACCCCGACTCCGAAGTGGGCATCTTCCGGGTCCGCAGCGGCTCCGCCGACAAGAGCGAGGACGGGGTCCCGTACAACGAGTGGCAGTAG
- a CDS encoding efflux RND transporter periplasmic adaptor subunit, with amino-acid sequence MSERAESPAFKRGGIITVLLAAGGVAALLVAQQASHRREAKELQSAASAGPLVRTAKAVLEGGDRGLVLQGESLPYVSTTLYAKVSGFLRSISVDKGSAVAKGQTIAVVEAPETDRDIQALQADADNKRRNAERSRALGKDGLLSPRDAEQAEADARVAEAKLASEVTLKGYEIVRAPFAGVITQRFADPGALIQNGGSTSSAQPLVSLAQVDRLRVTFYLDASVAAAARVGTGLDVRPVDHPEVVRSLTIARLSGALDPKTRTLLAEADLDNRDGAFLPGGFVQVTLKVQAAPRLTIPEEALTQRDNRALVAVVQADGRVRFQQVQAGTPEGQKVRVLQGLKEGEVVLLDPPPALKDGDRVQVPQS; translated from the coding sequence ATGAGCGAGCGCGCGGAATCCCCCGCCTTCAAGCGGGGCGGCATCATCACGGTCCTGTTGGCGGCCGGCGGCGTGGCGGCCCTCCTGGTGGCCCAACAGGCCAGCCACCGGCGGGAGGCGAAGGAACTCCAGTCCGCCGCCAGCGCGGGGCCCCTCGTCCGGACGGCCAAGGCCGTTCTGGAAGGCGGCGACCGGGGGCTGGTGCTCCAGGGTGAATCCCTGCCCTACGTGAGCACCACCCTCTACGCCAAGGTCAGCGGGTTCCTGCGGAGCATTTCCGTGGACAAGGGCTCCGCCGTGGCCAAGGGCCAGACCATCGCCGTGGTGGAGGCGCCGGAGACGGACCGCGACATCCAGGCGCTCCAGGCCGACGCGGACAACAAGCGCCGGAACGCCGAGCGCTCCCGCGCCCTGGGCAAGGACGGGCTGTTGAGTCCCCGGGATGCGGAACAGGCGGAGGCGGACGCCCGGGTGGCCGAGGCCAAGCTGGCCTCCGAAGTCACGCTGAAGGGCTACGAGATCGTTCGGGCGCCCTTCGCCGGCGTGATCACCCAGCGCTTCGCGGATCCCGGCGCCCTCATCCAGAACGGCGGATCCACCAGCAGCGCCCAGCCCCTGGTGAGCCTCGCCCAGGTTGACCGCCTGCGCGTGACGTTCTACCTGGACGCCTCCGTGGCCGCGGCGGCGCGGGTGGGGACGGGCCTGGACGTCCGCCCGGTGGATCATCCCGAAGTGGTGCGGTCCCTCACGATCGCCCGCCTGAGCGGCGCCCTGGATCCCAAGACCCGGACCCTCCTCGCGGAGGCGGATCTGGACAATCGGGACGGCGCGTTCCTGCCCGGGGGCTTCGTCCAGGTGACCCTGAAGGTCCAGGCGGCGCCCCGCCTGACGATCCCGGAGGAAGCGCTGACCCAGCGGGACAACCGCGCCCTGGTGGCCGTCGTCCAGGCCGACGGCCGGGTGCGCTTCCAGCAGGTTCAGGCGGGAACGCCCGAAGGCCAGAAGGTCCGCGTGCTCCAGGGCCTGAAGGAGGGCGAGGTGGTCCTTCTCGATCCGCCGCCGGCCCTGAAAGACGGCGATCGAGTGCAGGTCCCGCAGAGCTAG
- the infB gene encoding translation initiation factor IF-2, which produces MLRINQLAKELGVANQEVIEACEKRLGLQGKSHSSNLTDDQADQLRRSFQGKSKGEAEAPPLALHKPSAAVRIVKGPLLPSGPQAEAEIRSEAPRPAPAVLVKKPEPRLDAPTEAAAAPASPSSEAPAAPSAPAAPAKPVEPPQETFSRLKVSMGTPAPAAREEKPARYIQLPPARPTGQSPRPPQAAAQGPRPEAGARPIVQRPGQSSVPTNVQRSGMPQKEKAVLPMATNTGRGEVRHEPPVPVSPARRPYIPPAITEMRPDQGFSRIKTSDTPAPTPRPQEPARYIQLPQPRPAGGARPGGPGGRPGGGPGSRPGGPGRGPGGPGRPGMGSRPGGPGGRPGGPGRGPMLPSAGPIDPNSQKGPGRGAHQGGKKKKGGYVRSKEEELDLKLRQPRSRAQQVASEYIEEEIGIVMLSEGVTVKELAEKCNRPAKDVVAKLLHRGIFATINQPLDTEMAKDIAREFGFLADIVSFEEDVQLTSDESADVQGEKRPRPPVVTIMGHVDHGKTSLLDAIRKTKVAAGEAGGITQHVGAYHVDVKDPNTGEMRQVVFLDTPGHEAFTKMRARGAKVTDIAILVVAADDGVMPQTVESINHAKAADVPLVVAVNKIDKPGANPDKVQQGLLQHSVQTEAYGGDVPAVLVSAKTQQGLDELLETLLLVADLKELKAVYDCPAAGSIIEGRLDRGRGPVATVLVQRGTLKAGDIFVAGATMGRVRAMFDDLGRKVTEVGPSSAVQILGFEEVPSAGDNFQVVEDEGKARTIVTFRQEKAKQAAHLKQRATLETLFSTLKDGQVKELPLIIKADTQGSVESLVGQLERLSTEKVRVRIIHSAAGTVTENDILLAEASKATIIGFHTKAEKKTEELAREEGVDLRFHDIIYKVTEEIEQAMVGMLDATEKETVHGQAEVRQLFKIGRTVIAGSFVTEGKVQKSYKVRVKRGEEVLFEGGLKNLKRFKEDVTEVKNGLDCGISLDGFDDLKEGDVLEFFSKEKVIATSLS; this is translated from the coding sequence ATGCTGCGCATCAACCAACTCGCCAAAGAGCTCGGAGTCGCCAACCAGGAGGTCATCGAGGCCTGCGAGAAGCGCCTGGGCCTCCAGGGGAAGAGCCATAGCTCCAACCTCACCGATGACCAGGCGGACCAGCTCCGCCGGTCGTTCCAGGGCAAGAGCAAGGGAGAGGCCGAAGCCCCCCCCCTGGCCCTCCACAAGCCCTCCGCCGCCGTCCGGATCGTGAAGGGCCCGCTCCTTCCCTCCGGCCCCCAGGCCGAGGCGGAAATCCGCTCCGAGGCCCCGCGCCCCGCGCCCGCCGTGCTCGTGAAGAAGCCCGAGCCGCGGCTCGACGCTCCCACCGAAGCGGCCGCCGCGCCGGCTTCCCCCTCGTCGGAGGCCCCGGCCGCCCCCAGCGCGCCGGCCGCTCCCGCCAAGCCCGTGGAGCCGCCGCAGGAGACGTTCTCCCGGCTGAAGGTCTCCATGGGAACGCCCGCGCCCGCCGCGCGGGAGGAAAAGCCCGCCCGCTACATCCAGTTGCCCCCCGCCCGCCCTACGGGCCAGAGCCCGCGGCCTCCCCAGGCCGCCGCCCAGGGACCTCGCCCCGAAGCCGGCGCCCGGCCCATCGTCCAGCGCCCCGGCCAGAGCTCCGTGCCCACCAACGTCCAGCGTTCGGGCATGCCCCAGAAAGAGAAGGCCGTCCTTCCCATGGCCACCAACACCGGCCGCGGCGAAGTGCGCCATGAGCCCCCGGTCCCCGTGTCCCCGGCCCGGCGCCCCTACATTCCGCCCGCCATCACCGAGATGAGGCCGGACCAGGGCTTCAGCCGCATCAAGACGTCGGATACTCCCGCTCCCACGCCCCGTCCCCAGGAGCCCGCCCGCTACATCCAGCTGCCCCAGCCCCGCCCCGCCGGCGGTGCGCGGCCCGGCGGCCCCGGAGGGCGCCCGGGTGGCGGCCCCGGCAGCCGTCCCGGTGGTCCCGGACGCGGCCCCGGCGGTCCCGGCCGGCCCGGAATGGGTTCCCGTCCCGGAGGCCCCGGCGGTCGTCCCGGCGGTCCCGGACGCGGCCCGATGCTTCCCTCCGCGGGTCCCATCGATCCCAACAGCCAGAAGGGCCCCGGTCGCGGCGCCCATCAGGGCGGCAAGAAGAAGAAGGGCGGCTACGTCCGGAGCAAGGAGGAGGAACTCGACCTCAAGCTCCGCCAGCCCCGCTCCCGCGCCCAGCAGGTGGCCAGCGAGTACATCGAGGAAGAGATCGGAATCGTCATGCTCTCCGAGGGCGTGACGGTGAAGGAACTCGCCGAGAAGTGCAACCGCCCCGCCAAGGACGTGGTGGCCAAGCTCCTCCATCGCGGGATCTTCGCCACCATCAACCAGCCCCTCGACACCGAGATGGCCAAGGACATCGCCCGGGAATTCGGGTTCCTGGCCGACATCGTCTCCTTCGAAGAGGATGTCCAGCTCACGTCCGACGAATCCGCCGACGTCCAGGGCGAGAAGCGTCCCCGGCCTCCGGTCGTCACGATCATGGGCCACGTCGACCACGGCAAGACCTCGCTGCTCGACGCCATCCGCAAGACCAAGGTGGCCGCGGGCGAAGCCGGCGGCATCACGCAGCACGTGGGCGCCTACCACGTGGACGTGAAGGACCCCAACACGGGCGAGATGCGCCAGGTGGTCTTCCTCGACACCCCGGGCCACGAAGCGTTCACCAAGATGCGCGCCCGGGGCGCCAAGGTGACGGACATCGCCATCCTCGTGGTGGCCGCGGACGACGGCGTCATGCCCCAGACCGTGGAATCCATCAACCACGCCAAGGCCGCCGACGTCCCGCTCGTGGTGGCGGTCAACAAGATCGACAAGCCCGGCGCCAATCCGGACAAGGTCCAGCAGGGCCTGCTCCAGCACAGCGTCCAGACCGAGGCCTACGGCGGCGACGTCCCGGCGGTTCTCGTCAGCGCCAAGACCCAGCAGGGCCTCGACGAACTTCTCGAGACGCTGCTGCTCGTGGCCGACCTGAAGGAACTGAAGGCCGTCTACGACTGCCCCGCGGCCGGCTCCATCATCGAAGGCCGCCTGGATCGGGGCCGCGGTCCCGTGGCGACGGTCCTCGTGCAGCGCGGCACCCTGAAGGCCGGCGACATCTTCGTGGCCGGCGCCACCATGGGCCGGGTCCGGGCCATGTTCGACGACCTGGGCCGCAAGGTCACGGAAGTCGGTCCCTCCAGCGCCGTGCAGATCCTCGGCTTCGAGGAAGTGCCCAGCGCCGGCGACAACTTCCAGGTGGTCGAGGACGAGGGCAAGGCCCGCACGATCGTGACGTTCCGCCAGGAGAAGGCCAAGCAGGCGGCTCACCTCAAGCAGCGCGCCACGCTCGAGACGCTGTTCAGCACCCTCAAGGACGGCCAGGTCAAGGAGCTGCCGCTCATCATCAAGGCCGACACCCAGGGTTCCGTCGAATCCCTGGTGGGCCAGCTCGAGCGTCTCAGCACCGAGAAGGTCCGGGTGCGCATCATCCACAGCGCCGCCGGCACCGTCACGGAGAACGACATCCTGCTCGCCGAGGCCTCCAAGGCCACCATCATCGGCTTCCACACCAAGGCCGAGAAGAAGACCGAGGAGCTCGCCCGCGAAGAGGGCGTGGATCTGCGCTTCCACGACATCATCTACAAGGTCACGGAAGAGATCGAGCAGGCCATGGTCGGAATGCTCGACGCCACGGAGAAGGAGACCGTCCACGGCCAGGCGGAAGTGCGCCAGCTCTTCAAGATCGGCCGCACCGTCATCGCCGGGTCCTTCGTCACCGAGGGCAAGGTCCAGAAGAGCTACAAGGTCCGCGTCAAGCGCGGCGAGGAGGTCCTGTTCGAGGGCGGCCTCAAGAACCTCAAGCGCTTCAAGGAGGACGTGACCGAGGTGAAGAACGGCCTCGATTGCGGCATCTCGCTCGACGGGTTCGACGACCTGAAGGAAGGCGACGTCCTGGAGTTCTTCAGCAAGGAGAAGGTGATCGCCACCAGCCTCAGCTGA
- a CDS encoding serine/threonine-protein kinase produces MRVGPYEILSQLGSGGMGEVFKARDPKLDRLVAIKVLPQALYQDPRMQARFEREAKAVAALSHPNILGIFDFGWDGSFAYAVMELLEGKTLRQVIDAGPLPPRKAVEWALLIARGLGAAHEKGLVHRDLKPDNIFVTDDGQIKVLDFGLAKEVETGRDWMETLRPGSASPVAFSDAGMLVGTVGYMSPEQVRGEPVDPRSDIFSFGVVLYEMLTGRRPFVASSGAETFTAILRDAPPPFSGLRGPLVPGLERLVLRCLEKRPQDRFQSMKDLAFGLEAPLSFESLLPLPGTGFLRRSWLRRAALGVSFALVGAAAFWAFRGRPQGGAPTFQRLLFTPGTVESAFFGADGRTIFYTARIGGGETEVFVIDPRSPEPKPLGLKDALLVGVSRNNDLALLRHPRRWLLGRYRGTLAQVPAGGDSPRDLRADVVEAAWDGQGLALLTNDDAQRTRLEFPVGRTAFESVGISHTVKLIHLSRSGEQLAYVEAQDGGAKVVLLGRDGKRAVLFEKAGDGSGDTLTGLAWGPGGDLWLSELQADQTALWALRVGAQPRLLWRGDGTKQLMDALPDGRALLANHQVRRGVLVQRAGDPIAHERSIRTGTQVQGLSPDGRSLLLLESPALDGGTALDEAFLGAFGPGVPQKLAKGNPYGFSLGGRWVHCTFNGLTPKDLDTGVTAALVQAGLDPAAVLDPIAPKPCLVFIPTGPGRPIALPLPDRFQVVGCAFLLPDGRRVLFQGSEKGRGLRYYLADLGGGEPRAITEDGFGHNIVGSSPLSPDGKRLFITSDRKTWFVLPMEGGAPQPIRGVQPEERLISWTADSRGIFLRPELSVLPVIIHRLDPVTGRRVEVHRFAPPDASGYLQTRTAYATPDAKAFAFTYDRKLSALYLVEGLK; encoded by the coding sequence ATGCGCGTTGGCCCCTACGAGATCCTGAGTCAATTGGGATCCGGAGGGATGGGCGAGGTCTTCAAGGCCCGCGATCCCAAGCTGGACCGGCTGGTGGCCATCAAGGTACTGCCCCAGGCGCTGTACCAGGATCCGCGGATGCAGGCCCGCTTCGAGCGGGAGGCCAAGGCGGTGGCAGCCCTCTCGCACCCCAACATCCTGGGCATCTTCGATTTCGGCTGGGACGGGAGCTTCGCCTACGCGGTGATGGAACTGCTGGAGGGCAAGACGCTCCGCCAGGTGATCGACGCGGGCCCCCTTCCTCCCCGCAAGGCGGTGGAATGGGCCCTCCTCATCGCCCGCGGCCTCGGCGCCGCCCACGAGAAGGGCCTCGTCCACCGGGACCTGAAGCCGGACAACATCTTCGTCACCGACGACGGGCAGATCAAAGTGCTCGACTTCGGGTTGGCCAAGGAAGTGGAGACCGGCCGGGATTGGATGGAGACCCTGCGGCCCGGTTCCGCGTCCCCCGTCGCCTTCAGCGACGCGGGGATGCTCGTCGGCACCGTGGGCTACATGAGCCCCGAGCAGGTGCGCGGCGAGCCCGTGGATCCGCGCTCGGACATCTTCAGCTTCGGCGTGGTCCTCTACGAGATGCTCACGGGGCGCCGGCCCTTCGTGGCGTCCAGCGGCGCGGAGACCTTCACGGCCATCCTGCGGGACGCGCCTCCGCCCTTCAGCGGCCTGCGGGGACCCCTCGTCCCGGGGCTGGAGCGGCTGGTGCTGCGCTGCCTGGAGAAGCGCCCCCAGGACCGGTTCCAGAGCATGAAGGACCTGGCCTTCGGGCTGGAGGCGCCCCTGTCGTTCGAGAGCCTGCTGCCCCTGCCGGGAACCGGATTCCTGCGGCGCTCCTGGCTGCGCCGCGCGGCGCTAGGGGTGAGCTTCGCCCTGGTCGGGGCCGCGGCTTTCTGGGCCTTTCGCGGCCGGCCCCAGGGCGGGGCGCCCACGTTCCAGCGGCTGCTTTTCACGCCCGGGACCGTCGAATCCGCCTTCTTCGGAGCGGACGGCAGGACCATCTTCTACACGGCGCGGATCGGGGGCGGCGAGACCGAAGTCTTCGTCATCGATCCGCGCAGCCCCGAGCCCAAGCCCCTGGGCCTGAAGGACGCCCTCCTGGTGGGCGTGTCGCGGAACAACGACCTGGCCCTGCTCCGGCATCCCCGCCGCTGGCTGCTGGGGCGCTACCGCGGCACCCTGGCCCAGGTCCCCGCCGGGGGCGACAGCCCCAGGGACCTGCGGGCGGACGTGGTGGAAGCGGCCTGGGACGGCCAGGGGCTGGCCCTCCTGACCAACGACGACGCCCAGCGGACGCGGCTGGAGTTTCCGGTGGGCCGGACGGCCTTCGAATCCGTCGGGATTAGCCACACGGTCAAGCTCATCCACCTCTCCCGCTCCGGAGAGCAACTGGCCTACGTGGAGGCCCAGGACGGCGGGGCCAAGGTCGTCCTGCTCGGCCGGGACGGCAAGCGCGCCGTGCTGTTCGAGAAGGCCGGCGACGGTTCCGGCGACACCCTCACCGGGTTGGCCTGGGGCCCCGGCGGCGACCTGTGGCTGTCCGAACTCCAGGCCGATCAGACGGCCCTGTGGGCGCTGCGGGTCGGCGCCCAGCCGCGCCTGCTGTGGCGGGGCGACGGGACGAAGCAGCTCATGGACGCCCTTCCGGACGGGCGGGCCCTCCTGGCCAACCACCAGGTGCGGCGGGGCGTGCTAGTGCAGCGGGCCGGAGATCCCATCGCCCATGAACGCTCGATCCGCACCGGCACCCAGGTCCAGGGCCTGAGTCCGGATGGCCGGTCCCTACTGCTCCTGGAATCCCCGGCGCTGGATGGGGGGACGGCCCTCGATGAGGCCTTCCTCGGGGCCTTCGGGCCGGGGGTGCCCCAGAAGCTGGCCAAGGGCAATCCCTACGGATTTTCCCTGGGCGGGCGATGGGTGCATTGCACGTTCAACGGGCTCACGCCGAAGGATCTGGACACGGGCGTGACCGCCGCGCTGGTGCAGGCGGGGTTGGATCCCGCGGCGGTCCTCGATCCCATCGCCCCCAAGCCGTGCCTGGTGTTCATCCCCACCGGGCCGGGACGGCCCATCGCCCTGCCGCTGCCGGATCGGTTCCAGGTGGTGGGCTGCGCGTTCCTTCTGCCGGACGGCCGCCGCGTGCTCTTCCAGGGGAGCGAGAAGGGGCGGGGATTGAGGTACTACCTGGCGGATCTCGGCGGCGGCGAGCCCCGGGCCATCACCGAAGACGGGTTCGGGCACAACATCGTGGGGAGCAGCCCCCTTTCCCCCGACGGCAAGCGGCTGTTCATCACCAGCGACCGCAAGACCTGGTTCGTCTTGCCCATGGAAGGCGGGGCGCCCCAGCCCATCCGCGGGGTTCAGCCCGAGGAACGGCTCATCAGCTGGACGGCCGACAGCCGCGGCATCTTCCTTCGGCCGGAGCTGTCGGTACTGCCCGTGATCATCCACCGGCTGGATCCCGTCACCGGACGGCGAGTGGAGGTCCACCGCTTCGCCCCGCCCGACGCCTCGGGCTACCTCCAGACCCGCACCGCCTACGCCACCCCCGACGCCAAGGCCTTCGCCTTCACTTACGATCGCAAGCTCAGCGCCCTCTACCTGGTGGAGGGGCTGAAGTAG
- a CDS encoding DinB family protein, producing the protein MRPPPPGGRPPNGPPSRSWWYHLAYWKYTVLRQLKALPKGAFPLKGSNWFPRPEADAAQWEADLALLDRLHRELRDAVALLAPEDLDRPSAKKTYRIRDLILGVAAHDLHHAGQIQLIKRLT; encoded by the coding sequence ATGCGGCCACCGCCGCCCGGCGGCCGGCCCCCGAACGGCCCTCCATCCAGGAGCTGGTGGTACCACCTGGCCTACTGGAAATACACCGTCCTGCGGCAGCTGAAGGCGTTGCCGAAGGGCGCCTTTCCCCTGAAGGGATCCAACTGGTTCCCCCGGCCCGAAGCCGACGCCGCCCAGTGGGAGGCCGACCTGGCCCTGCTGGACCGCCTCCATCGCGAACTGCGCGATGCCGTGGCGCTCCTGGCGCCGGAAGACCTGGACCGTCCCAGCGCCAAGAAAACCTACCGCATCCGCGACCTGATCCTCGGCGTCGCCGCCCACGACCTGCACCACGCCGGGCAGATCCAGCTCATCAAGCGGCTGACTTAG